In the Streptomyces coeruleoprunus genome, TCGAGGGCGCCACCCATACGGATGGGCTCGTCGACGCCTTCCCCGGGCGGCTGCGGCCCCTCGTGCCCTGCCACCGCTCCGCGTTCACCGCGCTGGAGACCTGGCTCGACCGGGGGCAGAGGCCGCCCGCCGGCGGCACGGTGCCGATGCCGCCGGGGGCGAGCCCCGAGGGGCTGCTGCGGGACTGCCCGCTCGGCACCGCCCGCTGAGACCGGAGGAACGCGGCGGGCCCGGGCCGCTCACCACCCGGGCCCCGCCGTCGTACCGCTAGTTCGTGCCCAGGTAGTAACTGACCTGCGGCGGCTGGTTGTAGCCGGTGTTCTGCCAGGCCACGCCCAGCCGATACACCGGGTCGTGCATCAGCGTCGGCAGCCGGAAATCGGTCGGGTGCGGGGTCGTGTACAGGCGCAGCGCCGTCGAGTCGGCGTTGCGCCAGATCATCTCCTCGCGCCAGTCGCCGAGGAGGTCGGCGGAGAGCGCCGGGTTGCCCTTGGTCCAGTTGCCGGACCGGGCCGCCGTGTCGTACCAGATACGGGTCAGGTCGGTGGAGTCGTGGTACTTCAGCACCTGCCCGTACCCGGTGCCGGACGTCCCGGACCAGCGGTGGTCCAGCAGCTCGCGGTGGGCGTCGCCGTCCCACCAGATCGCCGAGTTGTAGGAGGCGGCGCCGCTGAACGTCGGCACCGCGTCGCTGATCTTCGTGCCGTCGGCCGCGTACAGGCCGCCCCCGCTGGACCAGCACTCGGCCCCCGCGTGGCCGCGCGTCAGGTCGGCGCACAGGCCGCGCCCCACGTCCGTGCCGGTGCGCTGACCCCAGAGGATCGCGCCGGTGCGGGCGTCGTGCATCTCGTAGCCGTACGCGGAGCCGGTGTGTTCGTGGACGTTGAACGACTCCAGGCCGGGCCGGGACGGCAGCAGGTCGCCGACGTGCAGGGCGTCCCCGTGGCCCAGCTTCGTCGTCCACAGGCCGCCGCCGTTGTCGTCGACGGCCATCGCCCCGTACAGGATCTCGTCCCGCCCGTCGCCGTCGACGTCCGCGACGGCGAGGTTGTGGTTGCCCTGCTGGTCGTAGCCCTTGCCGTAGTTGGTCGACGAGTTGGTGTCGAACTTCCAGCGGCGGGTGAGGGTGGTGCCGTTCCAGTCGTACGCGGCGATGGCGATCCGCTCGTAGATGCCCCGGCTGAAGATCATGCTGGGGGTCGAGCCGTTGAGGTACGCGGTGGCGGACAGCAGCCGTCCCTCGCGGTTGCCCCAGGTGTCGCCCCAGTCGGCGACGGACCCGCGCGCCGGCTCGAAGGGCACGGACGCCATGACCCGGCCCGTCTGCCCGTTGAACACGGACAGGTACTCGGGCCCGCTGATCACGGCGCAATTGGCCGCGAGGTGCGAGGCGTTCGGGTCGCCGATGACGGTGCCGGCGGAGTCGCGCGAGCCGTCGGAGGTGCGCACGGCCATCTCGGCCCGGCCGTCGCCGTTGTAGTCGTACACCTGGAACGAGTCGTAGTGCGAGCCGCTGCGCACGTTCGTGCCGAGGTCGATCCGCCACAGGCGGGTGCCGTTCAGTTCGTACGCGTCGAAGACGGTCGGGCCGGTGCAGGTCCCGGAGTTGGCGACGTCCGTGGCGTTGGACGGCACCCACTTCAGGACCAGCTCGTACGCGCCGTCGCCGTCGAGGTCGCCGACGCTCGCGTCGTTCGCGGAGTACGTGTAGGCGACGCCGTCCCGGGTGGTGCCGCCCGGCGGCTTCTGGAGCGGGATGTCGAGCCGGCCGGAGGCCCACACGGAGGCGCGCGCCCCGGGCTGCTCGACGCCCCCGACGACGGCGCGCACCTCGTACGAGGAGGAGGTGGAGCCGCCCGTGTCCAGGTGGTTGGTCTTCTGGGTGGTGGCGATGAGCGTGCCGCCCCGGTACAGCCGGAACGACACGTCGGACGGGTCGTCGCCCAGCATGCGCCAGGTGACGAGGACGCCGCCGCTCGCCGGGACGGCGACCACGCCGCGGTCCAGCCGCTCGGCGACCCGCGCGGCGGCGAGCGCCCGGGCGGTGCCGGAGGCGTCCGCGGCGACGGTCACCGCGGGCACGGCGGCGCCGGCGGACTGCTGCACCGCGAGGACACCGCCGGTTCCGGCGAGGACGGCGGCGAGCAGCGCCCCGGCAAGTCGGCCGGGACGGCGGGTCGTTCGGGGGGATCGGAACATCACGCGACCTCGTTGTCGGGGGTGGGGACACCCGTCGGTCGCCACCCGGCCGAGGAAGGTTGCCGGTTCGTTTCCCTTTCAATTTCCTGGTGTCACAGGGAGCTCATGGGTCACACAGCCGTCAGGGCTCCGCAGGGGTGAGCGGCGCGTCCTTCGGCGGGACGGGTGGGCTGCCGTTCGGCGACGCCCCGCCGGGCGAGGACTGGCCGGTGTCGGCGTCCCTGGGTTCACCGGGCGGGCTGTCGCCGGACTCCGGGGAGGACGGCGGCGGGCAGGGCGTGGCGCCGGCGGGCGTGGGCTCGCCGGGAGGGATGGTCGTGCAGGCCTCCGCCGGGGATTCCGTGGCCGTCTCGTCCTCGGCGGGCGAGGCGGTGTCGGCCGGGCCCGTCGTCTCCTTGTCGCGCCGCCCCTTGTCGTCGCCCGCCTCGCGGGAGATCGGGTCACCGCCCTTGACGTTGTGCAGGACGAAGACCTCCACCGGCTCCGGCGCCGGCCGGACGACGATCGCCCGCGAGGGCTGGAGACCCCGCCACGGCTTCCCCGCCACCTTGTACGTCCGGTCCACCTCGGGCTCCCTCAGCGGGTTCCCGCACGCACAGCGCACCCGCGGCACGCCCCTGTCGTCGATGAGGACCGCCGTGCCCGCCTGGAGCACCGCCTGGTAGCGGGTGAACCGGCCGCCGCCCGCGTAGCCGTGGTTCGTGACCCGGGTGTCCTGGAGCAGCTGAACGGACGTCAGGCCCTCCAGGTAGCGCGGGATGTCCTGCCGGGCGATGCCCAGCGCCCCGGCGAACGCCCTGGCCTGCGGCTCGTGGGAGGAGAGGAAGTCGATCTGCGCGGGGACGTCGCAGGCCGCCTTGTTCCTGGTGCCCCCGTACAGCCCGCGCGCCGCCCCCGTGTACGTCGTGCGGCGCGGGCGCTCGACCGTGCCCATGGGCTCCGGGTCCCCCGTGTCCGGCATGAACCGGGCCGGGCCGGGGTGGGACACCGGCTCGGCCAGCATCTCACCGCGGCCCGCCGGGGTCAGGGACACGTCGCTGACGGGGGCGCTCGGCCCGGTGGCCGTATCCCCCGGACCGGCGTCGCCGTCCCCCGTACGGGTGAGGGCGACCGCCAGGACCACCGCGACGACCAGAGCCCCCGCCACCGCGGCGATCAGCGGCACCGACCGCCACCACGGGCGCTCCCCGCCACCTCCCCCCGGCGGGACCGGAGGCTCCCCGGTCGGCGGCTCCCCGGTCGGCGGCTGCCCGGGACCGGCGGGGCCCGGACCGCGGGAAGGGCCCGACAGAGGCCCCGACGGCGGACCCGTGGGGCGGTCGGACGAAGGGTCGGACGTCACGTTCTTCCCTCACTTCCCTTTCTCCTGATTCGCGCCCATTGTGTGCCCCGTCCGGGTGCGGCCCGCAAGCCGGGAGACCCGCTCCGTGCCTACCGTGGCAGACGTGAGCAGCCAGAGAGCCGCCGTACGGACCACCGCCCCGGGCGACCCGCGCCGCGCCGTCCGCGTCTGCCTCGACGCCCTCGC is a window encoding:
- a CDS encoding rhamnogalacturonan lyase, giving the protein MFRSPRTTRRPGRLAGALLAAVLAGTGGVLAVQQSAGAAVPAVTVAADASGTARALAAARVAERLDRGVVAVPASGGVLVTWRMLGDDPSDVSFRLYRGGTLIATTQKTNHLDTGGSTSSSYEVRAVVGGVEQPGARASVWASGRLDIPLQKPPGGTTRDGVAYTYSANDASVGDLDGDGAYELVLKWVPSNATDVANSGTCTGPTVFDAYELNGTRLWRIDLGTNVRSGSHYDSFQVYDYNGDGRAEMAVRTSDGSRDSAGTVIGDPNASHLAANCAVISGPEYLSVFNGQTGRVMASVPFEPARGSVADWGDTWGNREGRLLSATAYLNGSTPSMIFSRGIYERIAIAAYDWNGTTLTRRWKFDTNSSTNYGKGYDQQGNHNLAVADVDGDGRDEILYGAMAVDDNGGGLWTTKLGHGDALHVGDLLPSRPGLESFNVHEHTGSAYGYEMHDARTGAILWGQRTGTDVGRGLCADLTRGHAGAECWSSGGGLYAADGTKISDAVPTFSGAASYNSAIWWDGDAHRELLDHRWSGTSGTGYGQVLKYHDSTDLTRIWYDTAARSGNWTKGNPALSADLLGDWREEMIWRNADSTALRLYTTPHPTDFRLPTLMHDPVYRLGVAWQNTGYNQPPQVSYYLGTN
- a CDS encoding DUF6777 domain-containing protein, encoding MPLIAAVAGALVVAVVLAVALTRTGDGDAGPGDTATGPSAPVSDVSLTPAGRGEMLAEPVSHPGPARFMPDTGDPEPMGTVERPRRTTYTGAARGLYGGTRNKAACDVPAQIDFLSSHEPQARAFAGALGIARQDIPRYLEGLTSVQLLQDTRVTNHGYAGGGRFTRYQAVLQAGTAVLIDDRGVPRVRCACGNPLREPEVDRTYKVAGKPWRGLQPSRAIVVRPAPEPVEVFVLHNVKGGDPISREAGDDKGRRDKETTGPADTASPAEDETATESPAEACTTIPPGEPTPAGATPCPPPSSPESGDSPPGEPRDADTGQSSPGGASPNGSPPVPPKDAPLTPAEP